Proteins from a genomic interval of Desulfonatronum sp. SC1:
- a CDS encoding type II toxin-antitoxin system RelE/ParE family toxin → MQEHLDTLPDKTVAKVAWVLRAVRDLDRVPANYLKKLVNTNDIWEIRVDVGGNTFRLLGFFDGRELIVLTNSFQKQTQKTPQGEIQLAEKRMSDYLNRRKKHG, encoded by the coding sequence GTGCAGGAACATTTGGACACGCTACCGGATAAAACCGTCGCCAAGGTTGCGTGGGTTCTGCGTGCGGTGCGTGATCTGGATCGAGTTCCGGCAAACTACCTGAAGAAGCTGGTCAACACGAACGACATTTGGGAAATCCGTGTCGACGTTGGTGGTAATACGTTTCGGCTGCTCGGTTTTTTCGATGGGCGGGAGTTGATCGTATTGACCAATTCGTTTCAGAAGCAGACCCAGAAGACACCGCAAGGCGAGATTCAGCTCGCGGAAAAAAGAATGTCAGACTATCTGAACCGGAGGAAGAAGCATGGATGA
- a CDS encoding helix-turn-helix domain-containing protein, with amino-acid sequence MDDLEKYIEERKNRSVEFADGFEIGYEQFKIGMLLRAAREEAGLTQDELAERLHTKKSAISRIENHAEDIRLSTLGKFAEAIGKRLTLKIA; translated from the coding sequence ATGGATGATCTGGAAAAATATATTGAAGAACGCAAGAATCGTTCCGTGGAATTCGCCGACGGCTTTGAGATCGGGTATGAGCAGTTCAAGATCGGCATGCTTCTACGCGCTGCACGCGAGGAAGCCGGCCTGACCCAGGACGAGCTTGCTGAACGCCTTCATACCAAAAAATCGGCAATATCCAGAATTGAAAACCACGCGGAAGACATCAGGCTTTCTACGCTTGGGAAATTCGCCGAGGCCATCGGGAAACGTCTCACCTTAAAAATCGCATGA